Proteins co-encoded in one Arachis hypogaea cultivar Tifrunner chromosome 13, arahy.Tifrunner.gnm2.J5K5, whole genome shotgun sequence genomic window:
- the LOC112737242 gene encoding TOM1-like protein 1 isoform X2 produces the protein MNLQIYDLINDHESINAGEVVRAIKRRIMMRNNPRIQYLALVLLEALLKNCDNKGFMEVASERVLDEMVKLIDDPLTVSSNRNKALIMIEAWGESTTQLRYLPIFEETYKSLKSRGVGFPVRDNESLAPIFTPPPRRSSSAADSDDIILPHPIRYDIPMRSFTSQPTTKEAFHVARNTIELLYTVLSSSPHQQLLRDELTTSLVQQCQRSQCDVQRIAETSGDNEALLFEALNVNDEIQKVLTKYQEFNKPTAPPALPTFTPLQPVEAEESPGRNTTEDDDDDDALIRKPSDSRVGLSHDDMMHDLDEMIFGKRGVGDDPTNQHQSSKHDLISF, from the exons ATGAACCTTCAAATCTATGACTTGATCAATGATCATGAAAGCATCAACGCAGGCGAAGTGGTTCGGGCGATCAAGAGGAGGATCATGATGAGGAATAATCCGAGGATTCAGTACCTTGCATTGGTCCTTCTTGAAGCATTGCTTAAGAATTGTGACAATAAGGGATTCATGGAAGTGGCATCTGAGAGAGTTCTTGATGAGATGGTTAAACTAATTGATGATCCTTTAACAGTTTCTAGTAACCGCAACAAGGCTTTGATCATGATTGAGGCTTGGGGAGAATCAACCACTCAGCTTCGTTATTTGCCTATTTTTGAAGAAACTTACAAG AGTTTGAAATCAAGGGGTGTTGGATTTCCTGTGAGAGACAATGAAAGCTTGGCTCCAATTTTCACTCCTCCTCCTCGTCGTTCATCCTCTGCTGCTGATTCAGATGATATCATTTTACCACATCCCATTCGCTATGATATTCCCATGCGAAGCTTCACCTCTCAACCAACAACAAAGGAAGCTTTTCATGTTGCAAGAAACACCATTGAGCTTCTCTATACTGTCTTATCTTCTTCACCACACCAGCAACTTTTACGG GATGAACTGACAACCTCATTAGTACAACAGTGTCAAAGGTCTCAATGTGATGTGCAAAGAATAGCTGAGACTTCTGGAGACAATGAAGCACTTCTTTTTGAGGCATTGAATGTGAATGATGAGATTCAAAAGGTTCTAACCAAGTATCAAGAATTCAACAAGCCTACAGCTCCTCCTGCTCTGCCTACATTTACTCCACTCCAACCGGTTGAGGCGGAGGAATCACCCGGCCGGAACACaactgaagatgatgatgatgatgatgccttGATTAGGAAGCCAAGTGATTCAAGGGTTGGATTGAGCCATGATGACATGATGCATGATCTTGATGAGATGATTTTTGGCAAAAGAGGTGTTGGAGATGATCCTACCAACCAACACCAATCATCAAAGCATgatctcatctccttctaa
- the LOC112737242 gene encoding TOM1-like protein 1 isoform X1, with translation MSENLMEKVNALGERLKIGGVEVGRKMSAGMSSMSFKVKEFFHGQNHADRLVEEATSESLDEPDWSMNLQIYDLINDHESINAGEVVRAIKRRIMMRNNPRIQYLALVLLEALLKNCDNKGFMEVASERVLDEMVKLIDDPLTVSSNRNKALIMIEAWGESTTQLRYLPIFEETYKSLKSRGVGFPVRDNESLAPIFTPPPRRSSSAADSDDIILPHPIRYDIPMRSFTSQPTTKEAFHVARNTIELLYTVLSSSPHQQLLRDELTTSLVQQCQRSQCDVQRIAETSGDNEALLFEALNVNDEIQKVLTKYQEFNKPTAPPALPTFTPLQPVEAEESPGRNTTEDDDDDDALIRKPSDSRVGLSHDDMMHDLDEMIFGKRGVGDDPTNQHQSSKHDLISF, from the exons ATGAGTGAGAACttaatggaaaaagtgaacgCATTAGGAGAGCGTCTCAAGATTGGTGGGGTGGAAGTAGGTCGAAAGATGAGTGCCGGAATGAGTTCTATGAGCTTCAAAGTAAAGGAATTTTTCCATGGTCAAAACCATGCAGACAGGCTCGTCGAGGAGGCTACATCAGAGTCCCTCGACGAGCCTGACTGGTCTATGAACCTTCAAATCTATGACTTGATCAATGATCATGAAAGCATCAACGCAGGCGAAGTGGTTCGGGCGATCAAGAGGAGGATCATGATGAGGAATAATCCGAGGATTCAGTACCTTGCATTGGTCCTTCTTGAAGCATTGCTTAAGAATTGTGACAATAAGGGATTCATGGAAGTGGCATCTGAGAGAGTTCTTGATGAGATGGTTAAACTAATTGATGATCCTTTAACAGTTTCTAGTAACCGCAACAAGGCTTTGATCATGATTGAGGCTTGGGGAGAATCAACCACTCAGCTTCGTTATTTGCCTATTTTTGAAGAAACTTACAAG AGTTTGAAATCAAGGGGTGTTGGATTTCCTGTGAGAGACAATGAAAGCTTGGCTCCAATTTTCACTCCTCCTCCTCGTCGTTCATCCTCTGCTGCTGATTCAGATGATATCATTTTACCACATCCCATTCGCTATGATATTCCCATGCGAAGCTTCACCTCTCAACCAACAACAAAGGAAGCTTTTCATGTTGCAAGAAACACCATTGAGCTTCTCTATACTGTCTTATCTTCTTCACCACACCAGCAACTTTTACGG GATGAACTGACAACCTCATTAGTACAACAGTGTCAAAGGTCTCAATGTGATGTGCAAAGAATAGCTGAGACTTCTGGAGACAATGAAGCACTTCTTTTTGAGGCATTGAATGTGAATGATGAGATTCAAAAGGTTCTAACCAAGTATCAAGAATTCAACAAGCCTACAGCTCCTCCTGCTCTGCCTACATTTACTCCACTCCAACCGGTTGAGGCGGAGGAATCACCCGGCCGGAACACaactgaagatgatgatgatgatgatgccttGATTAGGAAGCCAAGTGATTCAAGGGTTGGATTGAGCCATGATGACATGATGCATGATCTTGATGAGATGATTTTTGGCAAAAGAGGTGTTGGAGATGATCCTACCAACCAACACCAATCATCAAAGCATgatctcatctccttctaa
- the LOC112737244 gene encoding binding partner of ACD11 1 produces the protein MATRTVKVSNISSGAREQDLKEFLTYPGKIEHIEMKSENNSKVAYVTFNSSDGAETAVLLSGAVLVGQAITIVLATDYVAPASAASTIPTATGTTNADAVTSESGLLTAEDVVSSMLAKGYILGQDVLNRAKSFDERHQLTSTASSKVATLDQKVGISEKITAGSMLVNDKVKEMDERYQVSEKAKSAMSAAEQSLSTAGSTLMKNRYVLTGTTWVTGAYSKVAKAAEEVGQKTMEKVLAQENQENSTEVNKDVHNSTTTTTTTTMPEPQHVANTAVQPPRNEPPQQATTANHPSNPSTTQGLNP, from the exons ATGGCG ACAAGAACGGTTAAAGTGAGCAACATCTCTTCAGGCGCAAGAGAGCAAGATTTGAAGGAATTTCTGACATATCCTGGAAAAATAGAACATATAGAAATGAAGAG TGAGAATAATTCCAAAGTTGCATATGTTACCTTCAATAGTTCAGATGGAGCAGAAACTGCAGTTCTTCTATCG GGAGCTGTGTTGGTTGGACAAGCTATAACCATAGTTTTGGCTACAGATTATGTTGCACCTGCCTCGGCTGCATCTACAATCCCAACT GCAACAGGAACCACAAATGCAGATGCTGTGACTTCTGAATCTGGTTTGTTAACAGCCGAGGATGTCGTGAGTAGCATGCTGGCCAAGGGCTACATTTTGGGCCAAGACGTATTAAACCGCGCAAAGTCATTCGATGAGAGGCACCAGCTTACTTCTACTGCCTCGTCGAAAGTTGCTACATTGGACCAGAAGGTTGGTATCAGTGAAAAAATCACTGCTGGCTCGATGCTGGTGAATGATAAGGTCAAGGAAATGGATGAGAGGTATCAAGTATCCGAGAAGGCTAAGTCTGCCATGTCAGCGGCAGAGCAGTCGCTGAGCACTGCCGGATCAACTCTCATGAAGAACCGTTATGTGTTAACCGGGACAACATGGGTGACTGGTGCATATAGCAAGGTTGCTAAGGCTGCTGAGGAAGTGGGACAGAAAACTATGGAGAAGGTTTTAGCACAAGAAAATCAAGAAAACAGTACAGAAGTCAATAAAGATGTTCACAACagcacaaccaccaccaccaccaccaccatgccTGAACCTCAACATGTTGCCAACACAGCTGTTCAACCTCCTAGAAATGAACCACCACAACAGGCAACAACAGCCAATCACCCTTCTAACCCTTCCACAACTCAAGGCTTGAACCCCTGA
- the LOC112737245 gene encoding mitochondrial import inner membrane translocase subunit TIM22-4, with amino-acid sequence MADESGKGTESVASNLNEAEKPPIQPLRLPTAEEIRGQDIWNNCAVRSVVSGVMGGGLGFFMGLLLGALDRPHEEMTGRQEFIYQAKQMGRRSWGSAKAFAVMGFIFSAAECVVEKARAKHDMTNTVVAGCVTGGSISAKGGPKAACAGCAGFAAFSVVIEKFLDRHE; translated from the exons ATGGCTGATGAGTCAGGAAAAGGAACTGAGAGTGTTGCTTCGAATCTGAACGAAGCTGAGAAGCCTCCGATTCAACCTCTGAGGTTGCCCACAGCTGAAGAAATTCGCGGCCAAGATATTTGGAATAACTGTGCTGTGCGCAGTGTTGTTAGTGGAGTCATGG GAGGTGGACTTGGCTTCTTCATGGGATTGCTTCTTGGAGCATTAGACAGGCCTCATGAAGAGATGACTGGCAGGCAGGAGTTTATATATCAAGCGAAGCAGATGGGGCGGCGGAGCTGGGGTTCGGCCAAAGCGTTTGCTGTTATGGGTTTTATATTCTCAGCTGCAGAGTGTGTTGTTGAGAAG GCACGAGCGAAACATGACATGACAAATACTGTTGTTGCTGGGTGTGTTACTGGAGGTTCAATATCAGCAAAAG GTGGTCCAAAAGCAGCATGTGCTGGTTGTGCTGGATTTGCGGCATTCTCAGTCGTTATAGAGAAGTTCTTAGACAGGCATGAGTAG
- the LOC112737243 gene encoding heat stress transcription factor A-1b: MASANVNGVAPFLSKTYDMVDDSSTDSVVSWSDNSNSFVVWNVPEFASRILPKYFKHNNFSSFVRQLNTYGFRKVDPDRWEFANEGFLKGQKQLLKSISRRKTSHVNGSTQQPSQVQNTPVGGACVEVGKFGIEEEIERLKRDKNVLMQELVRLRQQQQTTDNQLQTVGQRVQVMEQRQQQMMSFLAKAMHSPGFLAQFVQQNESNRHITGGNKKRRLHRQDEDSLANKHLHNSLDGRVVKYQPSINEAAKSLLCQILQMNNSTRMDSSIKSPDAFLIDDVPTAIPLDSSSSSTRVSGVTLSEVPHPQTSGQSYVPIEPQFPVSRMTSSRSEVQSSPAVFPDCVKAAEFPELNAQKCQDSVLDFGKVQGIGTESSFMNPDLSFVGSDTANMEDLEMISTVLDGTESIEANAFSPDADGVSKLPGIGDEFWELFLRPSPLTGDTDEVKCNSLGCDFTGDQELSSEKEIQQENAADKKQHMDHLTQQMGLLASKS, translated from the exons ATGGCTTCGGCGAACGTGAACGGTGTGGCGCCGTTTCTGAGCAAGACGTACGACATGGTGGATGACTCGTCCACTGACTCGGTTGTTTCGTGGAGCGATAACAGCAACAGCTTCGTCGTCTGGAACGTTCCCGAATTCGCAAGCCGAATCTTGCCCAAATACTTCAAGCACAACAATTTCTCCAGCTTCGTCAGGCAGCTTAACACATAC GGCTTTAGAAAAGTTGACCCTGACCGCTGGGAATTTGCAAATGAAGGTTTTTTAAAGGGACAAAAGCAGCTCTTAAAGAGTATTAGTAGGCGGAAAACTTCTCATGTAAATGGTAGTACTCAGCAACCATCTCAGGTGCAGAACACACCTGTTGGTGGGGCTTGTGTTGAAGTTGGGAAGTTTGGGATTGAGGAAGAGATTGAAAGACTGAAAAGGGATAAGAATGTTCTTATGCAGGAACTTGTTAGGTTAAGACAGCAGCAGCAAACAACTGATAACCAGTTGCAAACTGTTGGGCAACGAGTTCAGGTAATGGAGCAGCGACAACAACAGATGATGTCGTTCCTGGCAAAAGCCATGCATAGTCCTGGCTTCTTGGCTCAATTTGTACAACAGAATGAAAGTAATAGACACATCACTGGAGGAAATAAAAAGAGGAGGCTCCACAGGCAGGATGAAGATAGTTTAgccaacaagcatctccataatTCTCTTGATGGTCGTGTTGTCAAGTATCAGCCTTCTATAAATGAGGCAGCAAAATCATTGTTATGCCAGATTTTGCAAATGAACAACTCTACGAGGATGGACTCATCAATTAAGAGCCCGGATGCATTCCTTATTGATGATGTTCCTACAGCCATTCCTTTAGATAGCAGTAGTTCATCCACTCGAGTATCTGGTGTTACCCTTTCCGAGGTTCCACATCCACAAACTTCTGGACAGTCATATGTGCCTATAGAACCACAATTTCCCGTCAGTCGAATGACCAGTAGCAGATCTGAGGTTCAATCTTCACCAGCAGTGTTTCCTGACTGTGTCAAAGCAGCTGAATTTCCAGAATTAAATGCTCAGAAATGCCAAGACAGTGTTTTAGATTTTGGTAAAGTCCAAGGGATTGGAACTGAAAGCAGCTTCATGAATCCTGATCTCAGTTTTGTGGGGTCTGACACTGCAAATATGGAGGATCTAGAAATGATCTCAACTGTCTTGGATGGAACAGAGTCTATTGAAGCTAATGCTTTTTCACCTGATGCAGATGGAGTTTCTAAGCTTCCTGGAATTGGTGATGAATTCTGGGAACTGTTTTTAAGGCCAAGTCCTCTCACTGGAGATACAGATGAAGTGAAGTGTAACTCTTTGGGATGTGATTTTACTGGTGACCAGGAATTGTCATCAGAAAAGGAGATTCAACAGGAAAATGCTGCTGATAAAAAACAGCATATGGACCATCTTACCCAACAGATGGGTCTTCTTGCTTCAAAGTCTTAA